One Salinimonas marina DNA segment encodes these proteins:
- a CDS encoding type 2 periplasmic-binding domain-containing protein, with product MSLFKKTMKQSLMALACLCAAPVYADIAVVVNNANPAPLSQDEVSKVFLGKDKSLTPVLAEGAPADEFVEKVLARSPSQYKAYWAKLAFTGGGRPPKTDDAASVLSEVASNPKAIGVVDAAAVNADVKVLFTL from the coding sequence ATGAGCTTATTTAAAAAAACAATGAAACAATCTTTGATGGCCCTGGCTTGTCTGTGCGCGGCGCCTGTATATGCCGATATTGCGGTGGTGGTAAATAATGCTAACCCAGCCCCGTTATCGCAGGATGAGGTGTCTAAGGTATTTCTGGGGAAAGATAAATCACTGACCCCGGTACTGGCCGAAGGCGCGCCGGCGGATGAGTTTGTTGAAAAGGTACTGGCTCGTTCACCAAGCCAGTATAAAGCCTATTGGGCCAAGCTGGCCTTCACCGGAGGCGGGCGTCCGCCAAAAACCGACGATGCGGCCAGTGTATTAAGCGAAGTGGCCAGTAACCCGAAAGCGATCGGGGTCGTGGATGCTGCCGCGGTAAATGCCGATGTGAAGGTGCTTTTCACGTTGTAA
- a CDS encoding aldo/keto reductase, which produces MSSRRMKTRTLGKSDLPVTPVGLGCWQLGGDFGPITEASAHEVIHSALDEGIRFFDTADVYGAGQSEHFLGEVLSSQWQDAVVATKYGRSKGVFPDGYSFNSMRDSVLRSQDRLQRDQIDLLQLHCIPHAQLKQGHVFDWLEELKLEGQIRYYGASVETLDEAQTCLQYDGLTSLQLIFNMFRQSAADSLLDNALRKQVGVIARVPLASGLLCGKFDKDTEFNASDHRQFNRQGEAFNVGETFAGMEYETGLRLVSELARDFKPKHLKMPEFALRWILDHPAISCVIPGASRPEQVVQNVTAATLPNLDATLHQRLNAFYEQKIKAHIQGQI; this is translated from the coding sequence ATGTCTTCGCGTAGAATGAAAACACGCACACTCGGTAAGTCTGATTTACCGGTAACACCGGTGGGTTTAGGCTGCTGGCAGCTCGGGGGCGATTTTGGCCCGATTACCGAGGCGAGCGCTCACGAGGTGATTCACAGCGCTCTTGACGAAGGCATTCGCTTTTTTGACACCGCCGATGTGTATGGGGCGGGGCAGAGTGAACACTTTCTGGGAGAGGTGTTATCCAGCCAGTGGCAAGATGCTGTGGTGGCCACCAAATATGGCCGCTCCAAAGGGGTTTTTCCAGATGGTTACAGTTTTAACAGCATGCGGGATTCAGTGCTGCGCTCACAGGATCGGTTGCAGCGTGACCAGATAGATTTATTACAGCTGCACTGTATTCCCCATGCCCAGCTAAAACAAGGACATGTATTTGACTGGCTTGAAGAATTAAAGCTGGAAGGACAAATAAGATACTATGGCGCCAGCGTGGAAACCCTGGACGAAGCACAAACCTGCTTGCAATACGACGGGCTGACCTCGCTACAACTGATTTTTAATATGTTTCGCCAAAGCGCGGCTGACTCGTTACTGGATAATGCGTTGCGTAAGCAGGTGGGTGTCATTGCCAGAGTGCCGCTGGCAAGTGGTTTGTTGTGTGGGAAATTCGATAAAGATACCGAGTTTAACGCCTCTGATCATCGCCAGTTTAACCGTCAGGGCGAGGCCTTTAATGTTGGCGAAACCTTTGCGGGAATGGAGTACGAAACCGGGCTGAGGCTGGTCAGTGAACTGGCGCGTGACTTTAAACCTAAACATTTGAAAATGCCGGAGTTTGCACTACGCTGGATATTGGACCATCCGGCCATAAGCTGTGTGATCCCAGGGGCTAGTCGGCCCGAACAGGTGGTTCAGAATGTCACCGCCGCCACCCTGCCAAACCTGGACGCAACACTGCATCAGCGTTTAAACGCCTTTTACGAACAAAAGATAAAAGCACATATTCAAGGCCAGATTTAA
- a CDS encoding haloacid dehalogenase type II, whose product MLVFASLGVQAKDTPQPEVIFFDVNETLLDLNSMRSSVTEALGGRDDLMSLWFSTMLHHSLVDNTTRRFHTFGEIGVASLLMVAESNEVELSEAEARQAIVTPLRSLPPHPDVKAGLQALKEAGFTLISLTNSSNQGVKTQFENAGLLSYFDARYSVEDIQRYKPDLRTYQWALEKAGVTAEEAMLVAAHGWDIAGAKAAGLQATFIAREGKVLYPLALKPDYKVNTLPELAKILAR is encoded by the coding sequence ATGCTGGTATTCGCCAGCTTAGGTGTACAGGCAAAAGATACCCCTCAGCCTGAGGTTATCTTTTTTGATGTTAATGAAACGCTGCTTGATCTGAATTCCATGCGCAGCTCGGTGACCGAAGCCTTAGGGGGCCGGGATGACTTAATGAGCCTCTGGTTTTCAACCATGTTGCACCACTCATTGGTGGACAACACCACCCGCCGGTTTCACACCTTTGGCGAAATTGGCGTGGCCTCATTGCTGATGGTGGCAGAATCCAATGAGGTTGAGCTTAGTGAAGCAGAAGCGCGCCAGGCCATCGTCACTCCCTTACGCAGCTTACCCCCGCATCCAGATGTCAAAGCCGGATTACAAGCCCTTAAAGAGGCAGGCTTTACCCTTATCAGCCTGACCAACTCTTCAAACCAAGGCGTGAAGACCCAATTTGAGAATGCCGGACTTTTGTCTTATTTTGATGCCCGCTACAGTGTGGAAGACATTCAGCGTTATAAGCCTGATTTACGGACTTACCAATGGGCGCTGGAAAAGGCCGGGGTAACCGCAGAAGAGGCAATGCTGGTGGCGGCCCATGGCTGGGATATCGCCGGAGCTAAGGCTGCAGGCTTACAGGCAACGTTTATCGCCCGTGAAGGCAAGGTCCTGTATCCCTTAGCGTTAAAACCCGATTATAAGGTGAACACCCTACCAGAGCTGGCCAAAATTCTGGCCCGGTAA
- a CDS encoding DMT family transporter codes for MSWVYLIIAGCLEIGWPVGLKMAQTPETRFSGIIVAVVFMVASGFLLWLAQKQIPIGTAYAVWTGIGAAGTFFVGVMFYQDPTSFLRYLGVLLIISGVILLKVA; via the coding sequence ATGAGCTGGGTATATCTCATTATTGCAGGCTGTCTTGAAATTGGCTGGCCCGTCGGATTAAAAATGGCCCAGACCCCGGAGACCCGGTTCTCTGGCATCATCGTTGCGGTGGTATTTATGGTGGCCAGTGGCTTCTTATTATGGCTGGCGCAAAAACAGATTCCCATCGGCACCGCTTATGCCGTGTGGACCGGTATCGGCGCGGCGGGTACTTTTTTTGTGGGGGTGATGTTTTATCAGGATCCGACCTCATTTTTACGTTACCTAGGGGTGCTGCTTATCATCAGCGGGGTAATTTTGCTCAAAGTCGCCTAA
- a CDS encoding putative Ig domain-containing protein codes for MTSQCIRSAPFVALALAGFSLNAHASQSAQQASHSLVVIDSTAPDAAWLYATAVKNGHQAVILNSETSGIEQLQSALASNGGQIRDLHLISHGADGQVFLGSDILEANSASMAKMSALQQFFAPGADVKLYGCDIARTDSGEYFVKQLADAMQVDVAASSDTTGGDKYAANWTLEYTVGDIDEGLFAQQSLLSQYNGYLSHFRGGGIKWIPVDADGDGQVDDVRLYMTTAWAVGKSELSGRAELTNATITPVEITSQAVLKTINDPDADGEYDLLTQVFEMYDVDPAVSYQVQYDGGNRIGGLNNNANGRWDIQTLVYTGEGNKQAGLDLPIVFEVPKQNGDGSVLTNWTYQTNVVDPNGDEIKYRLASLEELGGGSSANPPGIDIDQTTGLITWTGSGTRTAGLYSAGFVAEDVDASGSVKSKAHFDIILYLINGPATEKFEFSEDIPQETKTAIVSPDTPLLFSIDEVSGSTVTSTNLGNVRNENGDLALSTLDSGQYQFDANGLTSGTYPITFQIEENGKVKAYQTINFVVPDPLGPQLTYYPGDGAYSLDGARTFVDVGRDGFLTDADSADLQGGKLRIDTTRIDGANEILSVDSAGTGPGEILVNDPAGTIAYQGVDFATISSSQNGAGGPLVIDFTGSTSLDAAEALVRALTYENTAATPTDGLRTLSLVLSDEAQKSNLFNTSVTLGSLANDAPQANGTLSNQTFLEKEPFSFAIPTNFFTDSDGDTISYSVSGLPAGVTFDGASQSFTGPTSVIGQHTVLVSAQDGKGGTATAQFTLYINANTAPTVNNTIPNTHIAEDQLMTTINVGSVFNDPEGKALDIVVTDLPDGVSFDSHTLEISGTPTTPGDNEVTITATDTSGESASTGFRLSVTNTNDAPTAGAALVNQTTDITTSPATYQFAANSFSDEDMNQGQADSLTFTAELTDGAPLPDFISLNSADRTFTYVHDWYDRGTFDIRVIAKDDAGESVFQDYTLTITGTNTNPMRHHFEGLDVNENSNAFFMHNSLHYMDHEQLPVDLVYTITQLPAAGALYKNDALLNVGDSFTQLDIDEMNVVEYRHDGSEDPTDTFFFTLSDGFGGFVAEVTDFAIRVAPVNDTPEINQGLEDQNAIEGVAFSYTVPDTAFSDIEEDVLTLQVTSALPAWISFDGATLTGTPGPGDVGGFNVTIAASDPDGSAVDATFALFVLKDSDGDGEPDNTDPDTDGDGFLNSEDAFPLDAAEWVDTDLDGIGNNADTNDDNDAVEDSRDAFPLDPTETLDTDNDGIGNNADTDDDGDKVADRVDVFPLDPTESLDTDADGIGNNADTDDDNDNVEDRRDAFPLDPKETLDTDNDGIGNNADTDDDGDGMPDSYEAEQGFDSLDASDGRQDLDGDGTINSEEFLQNSDPFTDERGPVFAPVAPFIIDATGTFTRITAQMIEEAIEVSVTSALDADCCKPELVGLEAEGTQFRPGRHILTWKAVDAEGNVGEIEQIVDIYPQASLSRDVQVKEGAVATVTLILNGELPEYPATYNFTVSGTAEGEDYELSAQSFTITSGATATIDIDLTDDGLGENVDTLTLALDNRHNVGVKPDITLDIVETNAAPQLRLSTFVDGSPAAVVTPEDGILVVNLDITDPGDIHTIQWEVPEGITIVEDENGKAIGISAIGLPLGPIDLTVTVTDNGSPALSSIANIIIPVISERVALNGSTDSDGDGINDADEGWTDADRDGIPDYLDNNDVPYLLPERGIVKDAYIVEGDVGLKLKLGRLSSFSTYTGAQVTEADFAKLNIEPDTIENVGGYFDFIAERLPEGTVSINVVLPQRAAIPEAAVYRKYMPASGWQTYVEDGNNMVKSALGEPGYCPEPGSSEYKPGLTEGDWCVQLTIEDGGPNDADGEVNGIVRDPSGVGKPEIFNSKVVVTSKSGGSFGMLSYLALGLAVIWRQKRLLLALSLMITATASQASDKHRLYLKGGLGNAKYNLDENNIRQKVMNVSDTAVFESISEDSKSYWLDFGYRITPRWALEIGTVDLGENQVSFTDQITEFEIDTYLGELDFDHPSSASGESIAISYGQQINEDLSWRIRVGKFWYDADYNLQLDVEGTQIDTGRETVSDSELFFGGNLQWHIAKQFSVGLTARRYEVAGNYVRLVGVNIQYQFYQR; via the coding sequence ATGACTTCGCAATGTATTCGTTCTGCCCCTTTTGTTGCATTAGCACTGGCAGGTTTTTCACTCAATGCCCACGCTAGCCAAAGTGCTCAGCAAGCATCGCATTCGTTGGTGGTCATAGACAGCACCGCGCCTGATGCGGCCTGGCTTTATGCCACCGCCGTTAAAAATGGCCATCAAGCTGTCATATTAAATTCAGAAACTTCAGGTATTGAGCAGTTACAGTCTGCGTTAGCCTCCAACGGCGGTCAAATACGTGATCTTCACCTTATTTCCCACGGGGCTGACGGCCAGGTTTTTCTGGGGTCAGATATCCTTGAAGCAAACAGCGCTTCCATGGCGAAAATGAGCGCATTGCAGCAATTCTTTGCCCCCGGGGCCGATGTAAAACTGTATGGCTGTGACATTGCCAGAACAGATTCGGGTGAATATTTTGTCAAGCAGTTAGCCGATGCCATGCAGGTTGACGTGGCGGCGTCTTCTGATACCACGGGTGGTGACAAATATGCAGCCAACTGGACTTTAGAGTACACCGTCGGCGACATTGATGAAGGGCTTTTCGCCCAGCAATCACTGTTATCCCAATATAACGGTTATCTTTCCCATTTTCGGGGCGGTGGCATCAAATGGATCCCGGTAGATGCCGACGGCGATGGTCAGGTAGATGATGTGCGCTTGTATATGACCACCGCCTGGGCTGTGGGAAAGTCAGAACTTTCTGGAAGAGCAGAGCTTACCAATGCCACCATCACCCCGGTGGAAATAACCAGTCAGGCGGTGTTAAAAACAATCAATGATCCGGACGCTGATGGTGAATATGACCTGTTGACCCAGGTATTTGAAATGTACGATGTGGATCCTGCGGTGTCGTACCAGGTCCAATACGACGGTGGCAACAGAATAGGTGGATTAAACAATAATGCGAATGGCCGATGGGACATCCAGACCCTGGTGTATACCGGCGAGGGTAACAAGCAGGCAGGGTTAGATTTACCTATTGTTTTTGAAGTCCCTAAGCAAAATGGCGATGGCAGTGTGTTAACTAACTGGACCTACCAAACTAATGTGGTGGACCCCAATGGAGATGAAATTAAGTATCGGCTGGCGAGTCTTGAAGAGCTAGGCGGCGGTTCATCGGCCAATCCGCCGGGGATTGATATAGACCAGACCACCGGTTTAATCACCTGGACTGGCTCTGGCACACGTACTGCCGGCTTGTATTCTGCCGGTTTCGTGGCTGAAGATGTTGACGCATCGGGGTCTGTAAAATCAAAAGCTCACTTTGACATCATTTTATATCTGATTAATGGCCCGGCTACCGAGAAGTTTGAATTTTCAGAAGATATTCCACAGGAAACAAAAACTGCTATCGTGTCGCCAGATACACCGTTGCTTTTTTCTATAGACGAGGTGAGCGGCTCGACGGTAACCAGTACCAATTTGGGTAATGTCCGAAACGAAAATGGGGATCTAGCCCTTTCTACATTGGACTCTGGGCAGTATCAGTTCGATGCGAATGGGCTGACCTCTGGTACCTACCCGATTACATTTCAAATTGAAGAAAATGGTAAGGTTAAAGCGTATCAGACCATTAACTTTGTAGTGCCAGACCCGCTTGGTCCACAGCTGACCTACTACCCTGGTGACGGGGCCTATTCACTCGATGGTGCCAGAACCTTTGTGGATGTGGGGCGTGATGGATTTCTTACCGATGCCGACTCCGCCGACCTGCAAGGGGGTAAACTGCGAATCGACACCACCAGAATTGACGGTGCGAATGAAATACTCAGCGTCGACAGCGCGGGTACTGGTCCAGGAGAAATCCTGGTTAATGATCCTGCAGGAACTATTGCTTATCAGGGCGTTGATTTTGCGACTATCAGTAGCTCTCAAAATGGTGCGGGAGGGCCGCTGGTTATCGACTTTACCGGTAGTACTTCGTTAGATGCGGCTGAAGCGCTCGTGCGGGCATTGACCTATGAAAATACAGCGGCTACACCTACCGATGGCCTTCGCACCTTATCTTTAGTGTTAAGTGATGAAGCTCAAAAAAGTAACCTGTTTAATACCAGTGTGACCCTGGGTTCGCTGGCGAATGATGCCCCGCAAGCCAATGGCACCTTGTCCAATCAGACCTTTTTGGAAAAAGAACCCTTTTCCTTTGCCATACCGACCAACTTTTTCACCGACAGTGACGGCGATACAATAAGTTATTCAGTAAGTGGGCTACCCGCCGGGGTTACCTTTGACGGGGCTTCGCAATCTTTTACCGGCCCCACATCGGTGATTGGTCAGCATACGGTACTAGTCAGTGCCCAGGATGGTAAAGGGGGGACCGCCACAGCACAATTTACCCTGTACATTAACGCGAATACGGCCCCTACGGTCAACAATACTATCCCTAACACCCATATTGCTGAAGATCAGCTAATGACCACAATCAATGTGGGGAGCGTTTTTAACGACCCGGAAGGCAAAGCTCTGGATATTGTGGTAACAGATTTACCAGATGGAGTAAGCTTTGACAGTCATACGCTGGAAATTTCCGGAACGCCGACGACGCCAGGAGACAATGAGGTAACTATTACCGCTACCGATACTTCTGGCGAAAGCGCTTCAACAGGATTCAGATTGTCAGTAACCAATACCAATGATGCTCCGACAGCAGGTGCTGCCCTTGTTAATCAGACCACAGACATTACCACCAGCCCGGCGACTTATCAGTTCGCGGCCAATTCCTTTTCTGATGAAGATATGAACCAGGGGCAGGCCGATAGTCTGACGTTTACGGCCGAACTGACAGATGGTGCTCCCCTACCTGACTTTATCTCATTGAATTCGGCCGACCGGACATTCACCTATGTGCATGACTGGTACGACCGGGGGACCTTTGATATTCGTGTTATTGCCAAGGATGATGCCGGTGAAAGTGTCTTTCAGGACTATACCCTGACTATCACCGGCACCAATACCAACCCGATGCGACACCACTTCGAGGGTCTGGATGTTAACGAAAACAGCAATGCGTTTTTTATGCATAATTCACTGCATTATATGGACCACGAGCAGCTGCCGGTAGACTTGGTTTACACCATTACCCAGCTTCCTGCAGCAGGCGCCTTATATAAAAATGATGCGCTGTTAAATGTAGGTGACTCCTTCACGCAGCTGGATATTGATGAGATGAATGTGGTTGAATATCGTCATGATGGCTCAGAAGATCCTACTGATACATTCTTCTTCACCCTTAGCGATGGCTTTGGTGGCTTTGTTGCCGAAGTTACTGACTTTGCGATTCGGGTAGCACCGGTCAATGATACCCCTGAAATCAATCAAGGTCTTGAAGATCAAAACGCTATCGAAGGGGTGGCGTTTAGTTACACGGTGCCTGATACGGCCTTCAGCGACATAGAAGAAGATGTGCTGACCCTGCAGGTTACCTCTGCACTACCGGCCTGGATTAGCTTTGATGGGGCCACACTAACCGGTACCCCGGGGCCAGGCGATGTGGGTGGGTTCAATGTCACGATAGCAGCGAGCGATCCGGATGGCAGCGCCGTCGACGCCACCTTTGCGCTATTTGTACTCAAAGACTCCGACGGTGATGGGGAGCCGGATAATACCGACCCGGATACCGACGGTGATGGTTTCCTGAATTCAGAAGATGCATTTCCCCTTGATGCTGCTGAATGGGTGGATACCGATCTGGATGGGATTGGCAATAATGCCGACACCAACGATGATAATGATGCTGTGGAAGATAGCCGGGATGCGTTTCCGTTAGACCCTACCGAAACTCTGGACACTGACAACGACGGTATCGGTAATAATGCAGACACCGATGATGATGGCGATAAAGTGGCCGATAGGGTCGATGTGTTCCCGCTAGATCCCACCGAGTCTCTTGATACGGATGCCGATGGCATTGGTAATAATGCCGACACGGATGATGACAACGATAATGTTGAAGATCGTCGGGACGCCTTTCCATTAGATCCGAAAGAAACGCTGGACACAGATAACGACGGTATTGGCAATAATGCAGACACCGATGATGATGGCGATGGGATGCCAGATTCTTATGAAGCGGAGCAAGGATTTGACTCCTTAGATGCCAGTGATGGTCGTCAGGATTTAGACGGTGATGGCACGATCAACAGCGAAGAGTTTTTGCAAAATAGTGACCCCTTCACTGATGAGCGTGGACCGGTCTTCGCCCCGGTAGCGCCCTTTATAATCGACGCCACCGGTACCTTTACCCGTATTACTGCGCAAATGATTGAAGAGGCGATTGAGGTGTCGGTAACCAGTGCTCTGGATGCTGACTGCTGTAAGCCAGAATTAGTTGGACTGGAAGCAGAGGGTACACAATTCAGACCCGGTCGGCATATTCTTACCTGGAAAGCCGTCGATGCTGAAGGCAATGTGGGCGAGATTGAACAGATTGTCGATATTTACCCGCAAGCTTCATTAAGTCGTGATGTACAGGTGAAAGAAGGTGCTGTAGCTACGGTAACCCTGATTTTAAATGGCGAATTGCCTGAGTATCCTGCTACTTATAACTTTACCGTGAGCGGAACCGCAGAAGGTGAAGACTACGAGCTGTCAGCACAATCATTTACTATAACCTCTGGCGCCACCGCAACCATTGATATCGATTTGACTGACGACGGACTTGGCGAAAATGTTGACACGCTAACCCTGGCTTTAGATAACCGCCATAACGTAGGGGTGAAACCTGACATTACGCTGGATATCGTTGAAACCAATGCAGCCCCACAACTGAGATTATCAACCTTTGTAGACGGTTCACCTGCGGCGGTCGTCACGCCTGAAGATGGTATTTTGGTGGTTAACCTAGACATTACCGATCCGGGCGATATTCACACTATTCAATGGGAGGTTCCTGAAGGGATTACTATTGTTGAAGATGAAAATGGTAAAGCGATTGGTATCAGCGCGATTGGCTTACCGTTAGGACCTATCGATTTAACCGTGACGGTTACTGACAATGGCAGCCCTGCGCTGTCAAGTATTGCCAATATTATTATTCCGGTGATCAGCGAGCGAGTTGCGCTCAATGGCTCAACAGATTCCGACGGTGATGGCATCAACGATGCGGATGAAGGCTGGACTGATGCTGATAGGGATGGTATCCCGGATTATCTGGATAACAATGATGTCCCTTATTTGCTGCCCGAGCGTGGCATCGTCAAAGACGCGTATATTGTTGAAGGTGATGTAGGTCTGAAATTAAAACTGGGGCGTTTGTCATCATTTAGTACCTACACCGGCGCGCAGGTTACAGAGGCCGACTTTGCTAAATTAAACATTGAGCCGGATACGATTGAAAATGTAGGTGGTTATTTCGACTTTATTGCCGAAAGATTGCCCGAAGGTACGGTGTCGATAAATGTGGTGTTACCACAGCGAGCGGCGATCCCTGAAGCAGCGGTGTACAGAAAGTATATGCCTGCTTCAGGCTGGCAGACCTATGTAGAAGATGGCAATAACATGGTTAAATCAGCTTTAGGGGAACCAGGTTATTGCCCGGAACCGGGCTCGTCTGAATACAAGCCTGGGTTAACAGAAGGAGATTGGTGCGTGCAGTTAACAATAGAAGATGGTGGTCCGAATGATGCGGACGGTGAGGTCAATGGGATTGTTCGTGACCCAAGTGGGGTAGGCAAACCAGAGATCTTTAATAGCAAAGTTGTGGTTACTTCAAAATCCGGTGGAAGCTTTGGCATGCTGTCTTACCTGGCGCTGGGGCTGGCCGTGATATGGCGTCAAAAGCGCCTGCTGCTGGCGCTAAGTCTGATGATTACCGCTACGGCGTCGCAGGCTTCTGATAAGCACAGATTGTATTTAAAAGGCGGCCTGGGTAATGCCAAATACAATCTTGATGAAAACAATATCCGTCAAAAGGTGATGAATGTTTCAGATACGGCGGTTTTTGAGAGTATTTCTGAAGACAGCAAGTCTTACTGGCTCGACTTTGGTTATCGTATTACTCCCAGGTGGGCGCTGGAGATAGGCACGGTGGACCTGGGTGAAAACCAGGTCTCCTTCACCGATCAAATTACCGAGTTTGAAATTGATACCTACCTGGGTGAGCTTGATTTTGACCATCCCAGTTCAGCCTCCGGCGAAAGTATTGCCATCTCTTATGGTCAGCAGATTAATGAGGATCTTAGCTGGAGAATTCGGGTGGGTAAGTTTTGGTACGATGCCGATTACAATTTGCAACTTGATGTTGAAGGGACGCAAATTGATACTGGTCGCGAAACGGTTTCTGATAGCGAGCTGTTTTTCGGAGGCAATTTACAGTGGCATATTGCTAAGCAGTTTTCTGTCGGTCTGACGGCCAGACGCTATGAAGTAGCAGGCAACTATGTTCGCCTGGTGGGCGTAAATATTCAGTATCAGTTCTATCAGAGATAA
- a CDS encoding alpha/beta fold hydrolase, with protein MTDAPVLFLPGMLCDERIWLPVWRQLALPQRRYVPLQWASSFDDMLALTGDRVLPDEKVHVIGFSMGGYVAATWALQNPGRVASLTLIGYNPEGLGTDELKRRKELVSALQKGQPVTQTPAYTAQFVAPDFVQEPLVAGVMQQMAQDLGSSTLLAHIQSTTPRQDLTPQLRQAAFPINLIAARQDLIARYELISAITPNLNNCTLYSIEQAAHMMLLERPDEVSSALGQILA; from the coding sequence GTGACAGACGCACCGGTTTTATTTTTACCAGGAATGTTATGTGATGAGCGAATCTGGCTGCCGGTCTGGCGGCAATTAGCCTTACCGCAACGCCGCTATGTGCCCTTGCAATGGGCCAGCAGTTTCGATGATATGCTGGCGCTTACCGGAGACCGGGTGCTGCCGGATGAAAAAGTCCATGTCATTGGCTTTTCTATGGGCGGTTATGTGGCCGCTACCTGGGCCCTGCAAAACCCGGGGCGGGTAGCGTCGCTCACCCTGATAGGCTATAACCCTGAAGGTCTGGGAACCGACGAATTGAAACGCCGCAAGGAGCTTGTTTCAGCCTTACAAAAAGGTCAGCCGGTCACGCAAACCCCGGCCTACACTGCGCAATTTGTGGCCCCTGATTTTGTGCAGGAGCCACTGGTCGCCGGCGTGATGCAACAGATGGCGCAGGATCTTGGCAGTAGCACACTACTGGCTCACATCCAAAGTACCACGCCCCGCCAGGATCTGACCCCACAGCTGCGACAAGCAGCCTTTCCCATTAACCTGATTGCGGCTCGTCAGGATCTTATTGCCCGGTATGAGCTTATCAGTGCCATTACCCCTAACCTGAATAATTGCACCTTATATTCAATTGAACAGGCTGCCCACATGATGCTGCTGGAGCGTCCTGATGAAGTAAGCTCTGCCCTGGGACAAATTCTGGCCTAA
- a CDS encoding oxidative damage protection protein, translating to MSRTVHCQRLNKEAEGLDFQLYPGELGKRIFDNISKEAWADWQKKQTMLINENKLNMMEPNARKFLEEQMEGFLFRGEEPTIEGYVPPEK from the coding sequence ATGAGCAGAACCGTACATTGTCAGCGCCTGAACAAAGAAGCCGAAGGACTGGATTTTCAGCTTTACCCCGGCGAACTGGGCAAACGTATCTTTGATAATATTTCTAAAGAAGCCTGGGCTGACTGGCAAAAAAAGCAAACCATGCTGATTAATGAAAATAAACTCAATATGATGGAACCGAATGCCCGTAAATTTTTAGAAGAACAAATGGAAGGGTTTTTGTTTCGGGGTGAGGAACCGACCATTGAAGGCTATGTTCCGCCTGAAAAATAA
- the trmB gene encoding tRNA (guanosine(46)-N7)-methyltransferase TrmB, with amino-acid sequence MGQYKNEQEAAAAGVYVSKVRSFVKREGRLTRGQAKALEDHWPTMGIEYTGEPIDLTEVFGRDAPVVLEIGFGMGKSLVEMAANAPEQNFIGIEVHRPGVGAALAEAGERGLTNLRVMEHDAVEVLKHMLPPGSLSRLQLYFPDPWHKKRHHKRRIVQPEFVETVRTRLTMGGHFHMATDWENYAQHMAEVMNQAEGYTNTAESGDYVPRPEYRPITKFEVRGQKLGHGVWDLIYERNA; translated from the coding sequence ATGGGTCAATACAAAAACGAACAGGAAGCCGCCGCTGCCGGGGTTTATGTCAGCAAAGTCAGAAGCTTTGTTAAGCGCGAAGGCCGCTTAACCCGGGGCCAGGCGAAAGCGCTGGAAGATCACTGGCCTACTATGGGCATCGAATACACCGGTGAGCCGATTGATTTGACCGAGGTTTTTGGCCGCGACGCCCCTGTGGTGCTGGAAATTGGTTTTGGTATGGGTAAGTCTCTGGTAGAGATGGCCGCCAACGCTCCTGAACAAAATTTTATCGGAATTGAAGTGCATCGACCTGGCGTAGGCGCGGCCCTGGCCGAAGCCGGCGAACGCGGGCTCACCAACCTGCGGGTGATGGAGCACGACGCGGTGGAAGTTCTTAAACACATGTTACCGCCTGGGTCTTTAAGTCGGCTGCAATTGTACTTTCCCGATCCCTGGCACAAAAAACGTCACCACAAACGGCGTATCGTGCAACCTGAATTTGTAGAGACGGTTCGCACCCGGCTGACCATGGGCGGCCATTTTCATATGGCCACTGACTGGGAAAACTATGCCCAGCATATGGCCGAAGTAATGAATCAGGCTGAAGGCTATACCAATACCGCTGAAAGCGGCGATTATGTGCCTCGCCCTGAATACCGCCCGATTACC